TTTTCTAGCGAAAGTTTGACGCTGGCAAGCCGCAAAGATTATCTAATAGCCATAGGGCTAGGTATCTTGATGGCCTTGCACTGGGTAACCTACTTTGCGGCAATGCAGTACTCTAGTGTGTCGGTAGGTATGATTGCCCTATTCACTTTCCCCGTAATTACCGTACTGATAGAGCCGTTCTTCGAAAAAGTAAGCTTGGTATGGCAAGACATTGTATCTGCGCTTACCGTTATCGCAGGCGTGTATTTTATTGTGCCTGAAACGTCACTGGATAATGACATCACTTTAGGGGTGCTTATTGGTGTGGGCTCTGCGGTGCTTTACGCGTTCAGAAATCTGATCCACCGAAAACACTTCAAACAATACAGTGGCGCGAAAGCCATGGCGTGGCAAACCCTAGTGATTGCTATTTTCTTGCTACCTACCGGCAGCAATGAAATTACAGATGCCCCGATGAGTGCTTGGTTAATGCTTCTGCTGTTAGGTACTGTTTTTACCGCGTTACCACATGCATTAATTGCAGCAAGTTTACGTCATTTACGAGCAAAAACCTTTTCGCTGATTGCCTGCATGCAGCCTTTCTATGGGGTTATTCTTGCCGTATTGCTGTTGGATGAAAACCCCAGTGGAAACACGCTATTGGGCGGTATTCTTATTACTTCTGCATCTATCTATGAAACACTCAATACCCATAAGCTGCACGGTAAGTCAGAAAAGGACAGCGACTAAATGCTTATTATTGCTCACAGAGGCGCGAGTACTCTTGCGCCTGAAAACACGCTTAAAGCATTTACACTAGCCTTCGAGCAGCAGTCTGATGGTATAGAATTCGACACCTACCAGCATGATGATGCCATTTTAGTATTTCACGATAAAACTCTTGGGCGCACCACAAACGGTTCAGGATTTTTATTACAAACTTCACTGGCGGATTTAAAGCAGCTAGATGCCGGGGACGGTGAGGTTATTCCTACCTTGGAAGAAGTGCTGGCTACCGTACCAAATGGTGCGCTGTGTAATATTGAAGTGAAGCACTTACGCAATGCTGAAACCTGGGTGCAAGACGTAAAGCGTGCAGTAGAAGATGCACAGATAAACCCAAATGCCTTACTTATTTCTTCGTTTAATCACCATTGGCTAGCCGAAATAAGCGCATTGTGGCCACAGGTGGCTGTTGGCGCATTAACCGCCACCTACGCACTTGATGCAACGTACTGTGCCCGTCAGCTTAAAGCGAAATCTATTAATATTGCGTTAGATGTGGTGAACGCTGATTTTGTAAATGCGGCGAAACAAGAAGGGTTGGATGTGTATGTTTATACGGTAGACGAGCCAGAAGATATGCTTCAATTGAAATTATGGGGCGTGACAGGTATTTTTACCAACGTGCCCGATATTGCAAAGCAAGTTGTGGGTTAAGGGCTAAGGTTAAGGGTTAAGGGTTAAGGGTTAAGGGCAAAGAAGCTAAAACTTAGCGTTTTTGTCTTAACGATAGCGCTTAGACTTGAAACTTGGGCTAACAATTTACGTCAGATAATTTACGCAATAAAAATTAACGTAAAGCCTAAGCTATTCTACTTCGGTAGATAAGTGACTAGAAAATACCGTTTCTTTACAGCACTTACATTGACGGCACAAACGCATGTTAATCCAATGCCCTGCCACGATAAGTAGCGCACCCACCGCGATGGTGAACGGCTCATAGGCTTCACCAAACATATTCTTGTTCCAATAAATGGCACCACCCGTAAACAGCAATGCCAACGGATAATAACGTCCGTGATAGCGAGTGGCCCCGCCGATAAGTGCAACCGCACCAATAATTAACGATATAGTTAATATGGTTCGTTCAAACCAAACCTGTGCAAAAAATGAAGAACCGATAAGTGGCAATAATGGCACAACAACAGGCAACGCTAGGCAATGCAACGCACACAAGCCCGACACCCAAATGCCAAGTCTGTCTAATTTTGTTGGATTGTCTTCTACCGGATTCATTTACTGTACCTTTGCAACATCAAAAACTTCAAAACACGCCACTTTATACACGCTTTAGTAATATGACCAAAAGCCTCGCGCGCACTGTAGCCACAGATTAACTCTGCCAGAGACGTTATAATATAACATTTTAATGGGAATGCGAAACTTTCCCCTATGATATTTTCAATCTTTAACAGAACCAAATGCCATAAGTGAAGATTAGAGTCGGGAAATGGCTGATTATTAATAAGATTAAATGTAGACGTGCTGTTCACGGAAAAAGCAGAAAGGAAGAAACTAATGCTTACTGCATTAGTGGAATTAACGAGGGCTATTCATTCGGCGCAGCCGCTATTCATTCGGTGCGGAGACTATTCATTCGGCGCGGCCGCTTCAGTTTCTAACAGCGGCTTTCGATGAACCTCTTTAACCAAAGCGTTATTGGGGAGGCTATTGGGAGTATTAGACACCTGTGTGAAATAATCGTTTACCGACGCTAAAGCAATTCCTTCGGTTGCCAAGCTAGGCAACGTGTGCGCCAAAAAAGTAATCGTTTCTGGGTAAGGGTGTGCAATTACCACAACGGTGCCATTTCGTTTAGCTAATCGTTTTGTGTATTCGAACTGCTTACTCAGTGATGCTTCGGAGCGATCGTTATCAAGGAACACCTGTCGACTCGCATTCGGCACACCCACTCTGTCCGCCACCTGTTGCGCTGTAGTATTTACGCTGGTTCTGCTATCTACGAAGAATAGCCCTTGGCGCTTTATCTCTTCCATAATAGTTTGCATGGCGGGCTCTTCAACCGTAAATGCACTGCCCATGTGATTATTCACTCCCACCGCGTTGGGCACACTTTTAAGTGCTGCTCTTAGCGTGTGAGTAATGGCAGCAGGATACATATCGGTAGATAAACCTAAGGGTCCCATGGCTTTGCCACTGGTTGACTGCATTGGCATGTGTAACATGACAGCGCGCCCTTGCTGCTCGGCTTTACGTGAAATTGTTTGTGCAAGAGGAGTTCGCGGTAAAATGGAAAAGGTCACTTCACTTGGAAGTGCAAAGGCCGCCATATCTGATTTTCTGTAACCCAGATCATCAAGAATAATAATAACACGAGGCTTTACCGGGATAGTCGCTGACGCCGCAGCATGACTCGTAAAACTCGTCATTATAATTAACGATAAAACACACAGACGCCAAAGCACCTTCATCTACGTTTCTTCACTTCCATTATTGATTTTATTATTTCCACGCGCACTGCTGATATTAACAACGAGATACTAAACCGAATAAGAAATAAGTCTTATCAGAACTCAGCCAGACAACAATAATGTGGCTGCATCTCGGTTCAATTGAGCTAGCATTAATGCAGGATACCAATTTACAAAAAGGAAACAAGCACTGCTCAGCCGTTCTTAGTGTGTAAAGGTTGCGTAAAGAGTGACCGCCAAGCTCAATTTCAGCTTTAATTGTCGATAAGGTTACAACGTATACTATTTATTGTGGAGTAATTATGATTTCTTCTGTTAACAGTTCAACCATGCAAGCTGGCATGCCGCCACGCCCTGAAGGCCAAGCCCTTAGCGATACACAAAAAGAATCTGTGAGCGCTATTTTGTCATCTTACGATCCAGAAAATTTATCAAGCGAAGATGCGGCTTCTATTGTAGAGCAATTCAAAGAGGCAGGTATTGAGCCAAGTAAGTCTTTGAATACGGCGTTAAGCAGTGCAGGTTTTGAAGGTAAAAATATTGCTGAATTAGCAGGAATAGGCAAACCACCGCCGCCTCCACAACAAGAAGCATCGAATTTACCAGACAATTCCACATTTTCAATAACGGTATAACCGTCAAAAATGTTTAACTCTTCACTGAGTCGTCTGCTTAAGTAGCCTGTTTATATAGCGTGCTTGACGATTAGTTAAACCAAGCGGTGGGATTTAACGCTTTTCCCTTATGGCGTATTTCAAAATACAAATTAGGGTAATCTTGTCCGCCGCTTCTTCCTACCAAAGCAATACTTTCGCCTAAAAGAATATCGTCACCAGCTTGTTTCAACAACGCTTGGTTGTGCCCATAAACACTCATGTAACCATCGCCATGATCGACAATGGCCACTAAACCAAACCCGCGAAGCCAATCGGCATAAAGTACTTTGCCCGATGCCACACTCTTTACCGCTTC
The nucleotide sequence above comes from Alteromonas naphthalenivorans. Encoded proteins:
- a CDS encoding DMT family transporter — protein: MNAVKRSLISLHFTVVLLGGTALFSHLVPLSASDITLMRSVFACIALFLFLRFSSESLTLASRKDYLIAIGLGILMALHWVTYFAAMQYSSVSVGMIALFTFPVITVLIEPFFEKVSLVWQDIVSALTVIAGVYFIVPETSLDNDITLGVLIGVGSAVLYAFRNLIHRKHFKQYSGAKAMAWQTLVIAIFLLPTGSNEITDAPMSAWLMLLLLGTVFTALPHALIAASLRHLRAKTFSLIACMQPFYGVILAVLLLDENPSGNTLLGGILITSASIYETLNTHKLHGKSEKDSD
- a CDS encoding glycerophosphodiester phosphodiesterase, which translates into the protein MLIIAHRGASTLAPENTLKAFTLAFEQQSDGIEFDTYQHDDAILVFHDKTLGRTTNGSGFLLQTSLADLKQLDAGDGEVIPTLEEVLATVPNGALCNIEVKHLRNAETWVQDVKRAVEDAQINPNALLISSFNHHWLAEISALWPQVAVGALTATYALDATYCARQLKAKSINIALDVVNADFVNAAKQEGLDVYVYTVDEPEDMLQLKLWGVTGIFTNVPDIAKQVVG
- a CDS encoding divergent polysaccharide deacetylase family protein, translating into MTSFTSHAAASATIPVKPRVIIILDDLGYRKSDMAAFALPSEVTFSILPRTPLAQTISRKAEQQGRAVMLHMPMQSTSGKAMGPLGLSTDMYPAAITHTLRAALKSVPNAVGVNNHMGSAFTVEEPAMQTIMEEIKRQGLFFVDSRTSVNTTAQQVADRVGVPNASRQVFLDNDRSEASLSKQFEYTKRLAKRNGTVVVIAHPYPETITFLAHTLPSLATEGIALASVNDYFTQVSNTPNSLPNNALVKEVHRKPLLETEAAAPNE
- a CDS encoding MerC domain-containing protein, producing the protein MNPVEDNPTKLDRLGIWVSGLCALHCLALPVVVPLLPLIGSSFFAQVWFERTILTISLIIGAVALIGGATRYHGRYYPLALLFTGGAIYWNKNMFGEAYEPFTIAVGALLIVAGHWINMRLCRQCKCCKETVFSSHLSTEVE